The Haemorhous mexicanus isolate bHaeMex1 chromosome 26, bHaeMex1.pri, whole genome shotgun sequence genome includes a region encoding these proteins:
- the ZNF804A gene encoding zinc finger protein 804A, producing MECYYIVISSAHLSNGHFRNIKGVFRGPLSKNGNKTLDYAEKKNTIAKALEDLKANFYCELCDKQYYKHQEFDNHINSYDHAHKQRLKELKQREFARNVASKSRKDERKQEKALQRLHKLAELRKERTCAPGSGPMFKSTTVTVRDDCRGVPKAAATDSARGQDFSCPLLPAAQSCRDIASVIPPAPGDAGSHQPDPSKCGDPLQGAQGHRVGFSFAFPKKAAVKLESSAAVFYEFNEEASAEHGCSRRSRFVPGTCSLQPPPAAEIVVCPEERHCCSQPLVEKCTDTAEAPGAQESKEPPGEGGRGLGSPAVPPAMPPAPDTDGRGGAESVAQPGDPGLAPAAGSAQGLPLSPELQASRAPEQELMGDCSSRLQAAEENCGDGNREPPATEREIKHLGADAAVPSPTEEGSGAPKSKADVYKRPCQPFVPVLSKYGSNVLQWPSEMLIYTSTGPSISYSCNPLYFDFKSSRASESQEKAKHQPDIPHLHHKTESDHILVSDFTKRPTSECGDYEVEVNRNVCNYTIPLLSDVSLFRNCDLAKNQNKVSLDESFRIRKIEKYHISHNPLRQSTVIDEKYNKVWIKEGHEKWLHKSRKRKRRRKLCHCHYHHCGDTTVAEMEMSPVTEKEVTYRDENKYQHLQNSAEKCRHDAGNVWLTAGEVQQPQPKFSIENGPKRVVSAPDHTPWDRGWCDLWGAKSSAHHRGCRGAHRKGRGSSRRLARQLSSRRHSLRHSRACCSCKGRRPSCSPEHKCLGQCREEKGPSQNQPTKRGYSVLREEPEKPHRKRRQHTYSSSSSSEESSCGQALSAEECPRQGRASGAHHKAKGKRRKRKARIHRLFLGRSAKSETSESSKENSADSALNILGDLPTQENLEETSAAPGDDDAKDRDETMELEESKAPLEGAGPQAVEGDKATACSGAESVLAALADGPSPAPAAPAAPQQGAPREGKKKENVGSRDIQARYKVPVPKRHLEQAPPKSYLCHYELAESLPHEKMGEVAGEWLQCSPGIFSSPPPLPFKEAHVNTHTFLTTEQLIAPFPLPEQTLLFPPESPEKFKELPSEAYPQQLVPQAVLSGKVKLALAPPLPPLPPPLRSASVTSIQHTVLQQHQQLVSQVPALSRAQPLAQLAVSPRLCPALVAPPPLPLLPPAVLPPAPLPFPPLPHAVFPSLLAPHPAVIPLQPLF from the exons aggctgaaggagctgaagcAGAGGGAGTTTGCTCGAAATGTGGCATCCAAGTCACGAAAAGATGAAAGGAAACAGGAGAAAGCCCTTCAACGTTTGCACAAGCTAGCTGAGCTAAGGAAGGAGAGAACCTG cGCTCCTGGAAGCGGCCCCATGTTCAAATCCACCACGGTGACCGTGCGAGATGACTGCAGGGGGGTCCCCAAGGCTGCTGCCACAGACTCTGCCCGGGGCCAGGATTTCAGCTGCCCGCTGCTGCCcgctgcacagagctgcagggacattGCTTCTGTGATTCCTCCCGCTCCTGGCGATGCAGGCAGCCACCAACCCGACCCGAGCAAGTGCGGAGATCCGCTCCAGGGAGCTCAGGGACACAGGGTTGgcttctcctttgcttttcctaAGAAAGCAGCAGTCAAACTGGAgtcttcagctgctgttttctaCGAGTTTAACGAGGAGGCCTCTGCGGAGCACgggtgcagcaggaggagtAGGTTTGTTCCGGGAACGTGCAGCCTCCAGCCGCCTCCGGCAGCAGAAATAGTGGTGTGCCCTGAGGAgaggcactgctgctctcagccgCTGGTGGAGAAATGCACGGACACGGcagaggctcctggagctcaggagTCCAAGGAGCCACCCGGCGaggggggcagggggctggggagcccagctgtgccccctgccatGCCCCCCGCCCCGGACACGGATGGCCGCGGTGGGGCTGAGAGCGTGGCCCAGCCGGGGGACCCAGGGCTGGCCccggctgcaggcagtgcccagggcctgcccctgtccccagagctgcaggccagcagagctcctgagcaggagctgatggGGGATTGCTCCTCTCGGCTCCAGGCTGCGGAGGAAAACTGCGGTGATGGGAACAGGGAGCCGCCCGCCACCGAGAGGGAAATAAAACACCTGGGGGCTGACGCAGCAGTTCCATCACCGACTGAAGAAGGCAGTGGAGCCCCAAAGAGCAAAGCAGACGTGTACAAGAGGCCCTGTCAGCCCTTTGTTCCTGTTCTCAGCAAATATGGATCAAATGTTCTTCAGTGGCCATCAGAAATGTTGATTTACACAAGTACAGGCCCATCGATTTCTTATAGCTGTAATCctttatattttgattttaagtCATCGAGAGCAAGTGAAAGCCAAGAAAAGGCCAAGCATCAACCAGACATACCTCATTTGCACCATAAAACTGAATCTGATCATATCTTAGTCTCAGATTTTACAAAAAGACCGACTTCAGAGTGTGGTGATTATGAAGTAGAAGTGAATAGAAATGTGTGCAACTATACAATACCCCTGTTAAGTGATGTTTCCCTCTTCAGAAATTGTGACCTtgcaaaaaatcaaaacaaagtgtCCTTGGATGAGTCATTCAGGattagaaaaatagaaaagtatCACATATCTCATAACCCCTTACGACAAAGCACTGTGATAGATGAGAAATACAACAAAGTCTGGATCAAAGAAGGCCATGAAAAATGGCTTCACAAAAGCAGAAAAcggaaaaggagaagaaaattgtgtCATTGTCATTATCATCACTGTGGAGACACAACAGTAGCAGAAATGGAGATGTCTCCAGTAACTGAAAAAGAAGTTACTTAcagagatgaaaataaatatcagCACCTCCAAAACAGTGCAGAGAAGTGCAGGCACGATGCAGGAAATGTCTGGTTAACTGCAGGCGAggtgcagcagccacagccaaaATTCAGCATCGAAAATGGCCCTAAGAGAGTGGTGTCTGCACCAGATCACACCCCCTGGGACAGAGGCTGGTGTGACCTTTGGGGTGCAAAGAGCAGTGCCCATCACCGTGGCTGCAGGGGGGCACACAGGAAGGGCAGAGGGAGCTCCCGGCGGCTGGCCAGgcagctgagctccaggaggcacagcctgaggcactccagagcctgctgcagctgcaaaggcAGGAGGCcaagctgcagcccagagcataAGTGTTTGGGACagtgcagggaggagaaggggcCGAGCCAAAACCAGCCCACCAAGAGGGGTTACAGTGTCCTGAGGGAAGAACCTGAGAAGCCCCACCGCAAGAGGAGGCAGCACACCtactcctcttcctcttcctcggAGGAGAGCTCCTGTGGGCAGGCACTGTCAGCAGAGGAATGTCCAAGGCAAGGACGTGCTTCGGGTGCCCATCACAAGGCAAAAGGGAAACGCAGGAAAAGGAAGGCCAGGATCCATCGTCTCTTCCTTGGCAGGAGCGCAAAAAGTGAGACCTCTGAATCTTCCAAAGAAAATTCCGCCGATTCTGCGCTGAATATTTTGGGGGACTTACCGACTCAAGAAAATCTAGAGGAAACTAGCGCAGCTCCCGGAGACGATGATGCAAAAGACAGGGATGAAACaatggagctggaggagagcaaGGCACCTCTAGAAGGTGCTGGCCCGCAGGCGGTGGAAGGTGACAAAGCCACGGCGTGCTCGGGCGCGGAGAGCGTGTTGGCCGCGCTCGCCGatggccccagcccagcccctgctgctcctgccgcCCCCCAGCAGGGCGCTCCCcgggagggaaagaaaaaggaaaacgtCGGCAGTCGCGACATCCAGGCTCGTTACAAAGTTCCCGTCCCCAAGAGGCACTTGGAACAAGCTCCCCCCAAGTCCTATCTTTGCCACTACGAGCTGGCCGAGTCTCTGCCGCACGAGAAGATGGGCGAGGTGGCCGGGGAATGGCTGCAGTGTAGTCCCGGCATCTTTAGCAGCCCGCCGCCCTTGCCATTCAAAGAAGCACACGTAAACACTCACACCTTCCTAACCACCGAGCAGTTAATAgcccccttccccctgcccgAGCAGaccctgctcttccctcctgAGAGCCCCGAGAAGTTCAAGGAGCTCCCCTCGGAGGCCTATCCTCAGCAGCTGGTGCCGCAGGCCGTGCTCTCCGGCAAGGTGAAGCTGGCCCtggcgccgccgctgccgccgctgccgccgccgctgcgcTCCGCCTCGGTGACCAGCATCCAGCACAccgtgctgcagcagcaccagcagctcgtGTCGCAGGTGCCGGCCCTGTCCCGAGCGCAGCCCCTGGCGCAGCTGGCCGTGTCCCCGCGGCTGTGCCCGGCGCTGGtggcgccgccgccgctgccgctgctgccgcccgcCGTGCTGCCGCCCGCGCCGCTGCCCTTCCCGCCGCTGCCGCACGCCGTCTTCCCGTCCCTGCTGGCCCCGCACCCGGCCGTCATCCCCCTGCAGCCGCTCTTCTAG